A single genomic interval of Desulfomicrobium macestii harbors:
- a CDS encoding formate--tetrahydrofolate ligase, whose amino-acid sequence MPKAVQSDIDIAQKAKMHHIRDIAAKLGLGDDQLEPYGKYKAKLPLALAEKDQCKYGKLILVSAITPTPAGEGKTTVSIGLNDGLNRIGKKSMVVLREPSLGPVFGIKGGATGGGYSQLLPMEDINLHFTGDFAAIEKANNLLAALIDNNLQSKNRSLNLDGRTVAWKRVMDMNDRSLRRLVCGLGGLAHGVPRETGFDITAASEIMAILCLADDLPDLKRRLGDIFLGFTFAREPIHARDLNAQGAMAALLKEAVKPNLIQSLEGNPAIMHGGPFANIAQGTNTVIATRTGLCLADYVVTEAGFGFDLGGEKFLDIKCQSAGFDPCAVVLVATVRALKYHGGVELAHLSVPNAKALSRGLENLTKQIENVRLFHLTPIVAINRFATDTDEEHQVILDHCQFMGVQAAVMEAWEKGGEGAEELAELVAATADQCTAHYKPLYDWNQSVREKIEIIATRVYGAASVEYAPGALKDLEKVKQLGLEGLPVCIAKTQSSLSDQPGLRGRPRDFVATVREVEIASGAGFLVPITGNMMRMPGLPEVPSAEKIDIDEKGVISGLF is encoded by the coding sequence ATGCCCAAGGCCGTGCAGTCCGACATCGACATCGCCCAAAAAGCCAAGATGCATCACATCCGCGACATCGCGGCAAAACTCGGCCTCGGGGACGACCAGCTCGAACCCTATGGCAAATACAAGGCCAAGCTCCCGCTAGCCCTGGCCGAAAAGGACCAGTGCAAATACGGCAAGCTCATCCTCGTTTCGGCCATCACCCCGACCCCGGCCGGTGAGGGCAAGACCACCGTGTCCATAGGGTTGAACGACGGGCTGAACCGCATCGGCAAGAAGTCCATGGTCGTGCTGCGCGAACCGTCGCTCGGCCCGGTGTTCGGCATCAAGGGCGGCGCCACCGGCGGCGGCTATTCGCAGCTTTTGCCCATGGAGGACATCAACCTCCACTTCACCGGGGACTTCGCCGCCATCGAAAAAGCCAACAACCTGCTGGCCGCCCTCATCGACAACAATCTGCAGAGCAAAAACCGCTCGCTCAATCTCGACGGCCGGACCGTGGCCTGGAAGCGGGTCATGGACATGAACGACCGCTCGCTTCGGCGTCTGGTCTGCGGTCTGGGAGGCCTGGCACACGGCGTGCCCCGCGAGACCGGCTTCGACATCACGGCGGCCTCGGAGATCATGGCCATCCTCTGCCTGGCCGACGATCTGCCGGACCTCAAACGCCGCCTGGGAGACATCTTTCTCGGGTTCACCTTTGCCCGCGAACCCATCCATGCCCGGGACCTGAACGCCCAGGGTGCCATGGCCGCCCTGCTCAAGGAAGCCGTCAAGCCCAACCTCATCCAATCTCTGGAAGGCAACCCGGCCATCATGCACGGCGGTCCATTCGCCAATATCGCCCAGGGCACCAACACGGTCATCGCCACCCGCACGGGCCTTTGCCTGGCCGACTACGTGGTCACGGAGGCGGGTTTCGGCTTTGACCTTGGCGGTGAAAAATTCCTGGACATCAAGTGCCAGTCCGCCGGATTCGATCCCTGCGCAGTGGTCCTGGTGGCCACGGTGCGGGCGCTCAAATACCACGGAGGGGTCGAGCTTGCGCACCTGTCCGTACCAAACGCCAAGGCTCTCAGCCGGGGACTTGAGAATCTCACCAAGCAGATCGAGAACGTGCGCCTCTTTCATCTCACGCCCATCGTGGCCATCAACCGCTTCGCCACGGACACGGATGAAGAGCATCAGGTCATCCTCGACCACTGTCAGTTCATGGGGGTGCAGGCCGCCGTCATGGAAGCCTGGGAGAAGGGCGGGGAAGGGGCCGAAGAACTGGCGGAACTTGTCGCGGCCACGGCCGACCAGTGCACCGCGCACTACAAGCCGCTGTACGACTGGAACCAGAGCGTGCGCGAAAAGATCGAGATCATCGCCACCCGCGTCTACGGCGCGGCCTCGGTGGAATATGCGCCCGGCGCGCTGAAGGATCTGGAAAAAGTCAAGCAACTGGGCCTTGAGGGATTGCCCGTGTGCATCGCCAAGACCCAAAGCTCCCTCTCGGACCAGCCGGGGCTGCGCGGCCGCCCACGGGATTTCGTAGCCACCGTGCGCGAAGTCGAGATCGCCTCTGGAGCGGGGTTTCTGGTCCCCATCACCGGCAACATGATGCGCATGCCCGGCCTGCCGGAAGTGCCCTCGGCGGAAAAAATCGACATCGACGAAAAGGGTGTGATCAGCGGACTTTTTTAG
- the metG gene encoding methionine--tRNA ligase gives MKPFFISTPIYYVNARPHLGHGYTTIVADSVSRFHRLKGDATFFLTGTDEHGDKIVQAAEAAGQDPKAYSDTISQLFKDLWPVLEVTNDQFIRTTDLKHKACVRHVLQTVYDKGDIYFDEYGGHYCFGCERFYTDKELVDGKCPDHQTVPTFIKEKNYFFRMSKYLEPLREHIEANPDFIQPERYRNEVLSMLKEDLGDLCISRPKTRLTWGIELPFDADFVTYVWFDALINYISALGYPDGEDFRKYWSGAHHLVAKDILKPHAVFWPTMLMSAGIPLYKGLRVHGYWTVNETKMSKSIGNVVAPLDMAQKYGLSAFRYFLLSEMSFGQDSSFSEDALVGRFNADLANDLGNLFSRSLSMTHKYFGGVVPECGELLDLDREVLELGHNAMANYQTQFEHFQFSRALKSLWELVRHLNKYIDSSAPWTLYKNKDMNRLGTVLYVILEGMRKVAVHLWPVMPSTSETMLAQLGVKFSVESTDLESETSSWFGLAPGTPVAERSNLFPRQDLEQREEKAVEPKKAKPAKEPKPEPKIAMACPECIEFEDFAKVDLRVGTVLEANPHPEADRLLVLKIDTADETPRQVVAGIAEFFKPEELVGRQVVVVANLKPRKLRGLVSQGMVLAVKKEGGLALLGPSSEVANGGKVS, from the coding sequence TTGAAACCGTTTTTCATATCCACACCCATATACTACGTGAACGCCCGGCCCCATCTGGGGCACGGATATACGACCATTGTCGCCGACAGCGTGAGCCGTTTTCATCGCCTCAAGGGCGACGCGACATTTTTTCTGACCGGCACCGACGAGCATGGCGACAAGATCGTGCAGGCCGCCGAGGCGGCCGGGCAGGATCCCAAGGCCTATTCCGACACCATCAGCCAGCTTTTCAAGGACCTCTGGCCCGTGCTGGAAGTGACCAACGATCAGTTCATCCGGACCACGGACCTGAAGCATAAGGCGTGCGTGCGTCACGTCTTGCAGACCGTGTACGACAAGGGAGACATCTACTTCGACGAGTACGGCGGGCACTACTGCTTCGGGTGCGAGCGTTTCTACACGGACAAGGAGCTGGTGGACGGCAAGTGCCCGGACCATCAGACCGTGCCCACGTTCATCAAGGAAAAGAACTACTTTTTCCGCATGAGCAAGTATCTGGAGCCGCTGCGCGAGCATATCGAGGCCAATCCGGACTTCATCCAGCCCGAGCGCTATCGTAACGAGGTCCTGTCCATGCTCAAGGAGGACCTGGGCGATCTGTGCATTTCCCGGCCGAAAACGCGGCTGACCTGGGGCATCGAGCTGCCCTTCGATGCCGATTTTGTCACCTATGTGTGGTTCGACGCGCTCATCAACTACATTTCGGCTCTTGGCTATCCCGACGGCGAGGATTTCCGCAAATACTGGTCCGGGGCGCATCATCTGGTGGCCAAGGACATCCTGAAGCCGCACGCCGTATTCTGGCCGACCATGCTCATGTCGGCGGGGATTCCGCTCTACAAGGGGCTGCGCGTGCATGGGTACTGGACCGTGAACGAGACCAAGATGTCCAAGAGCATAGGCAACGTCGTCGCCCCGCTGGACATGGCCCAGAAATACGGCCTCAGCGCTTTTCGCTACTTTCTGCTGTCGGAGATGAGCTTCGGCCAGGACTCCTCTTTCAGCGAGGACGCCCTGGTTGGACGCTTCAACGCCGACCTGGCCAACGATCTGGGCAATCTCTTTTCGCGCAGCCTGTCCATGACCCACAAGTATTTCGGAGGGGTGGTGCCTGAATGCGGGGAGCTGCTCGATCTCGATCGGGAGGTGCTTGAACTCGGGCACAATGCCATGGCCAATTATCAGACCCAGTTCGAACACTTCCAGTTTTCAAGAGCGCTCAAATCCCTGTGGGAGCTGGTCCGCCATCTGAACAAATACATCGATTCTTCGGCTCCCTGGACCCTCTACAAGAACAAGGACATGAATCGCCTGGGGACGGTACTCTACGTCATCCTCGAAGGCATGCGCAAGGTGGCCGTGCATCTGTGGCCCGTCATGCCGAGCACGAGCGAGACCATGCTGGCCCAGCTCGGGGTGAAGTTCAGCGTCGAGAGCACGGACCTCGAGTCCGAGACTTCCTCCTGGTTTGGCCTGGCTCCCGGCACGCCCGTCGCGGAGCGTTCCAACCTTTTCCCCCGCCAGGATCTGGAGCAGCGGGAGGAGAAGGCCGTCGAGCCCAAGAAGGCCAAGCCCGCCAAGGAGCCAAAGCCCGAACCCAAGATTGCGATGGCCTGCCCGGAATGCATCGAGTTCGAGGATTTTGCCAAGGTCGATCTGCGTGTAGGCACGGTGCTTGAGGCGAATCCTCATCCCGAAGCGGACCGCCTGCTGGTGCTCAAGATCGATACCGCCGACGAAACGCCGCGTCAGGTCGTGGCCGGTATCGCCGAGTTCTTCAAGCCTGAGGAACTGGTGGGCCGGCAAGTGGTCGTGGTCGCCAATCTGAAACCGCGCAAGCTGCGTGGTCTGGTTTCCCAGGGCATGGTGCTGGCGGTGAAGAAGGAAGGGGGCCTTGCTTTGCTTGGGCCGAGTTCGGAAGTGGCCAACGGTGGCAAGGTATCCTGA
- the murB gene encoding UDP-N-acetylmuramate dehydrogenase, whose amino-acid sequence MKHLQNAPLKNYCTFRIGGVAKDIFFPENAQELAEIVLRHRAENTAFWIHGGGANTLFPDDEILLPVISTSEMTACVRDGGTVRAEAGKTMDAWVLECLREGLGGIECLSGIPGTLGGALYMNAGAYGHEISDHLVCVTILTKGGRVIDIPKEECGFGYRQALALREAVVLAGTWNLPQSDPSPLLIKRKEILARRKEKQPLEFPSAGSVFKRPTGAYASQLIDQAGLKGLRVGGAQVSEKHAGFIVNVDNATCRDVLDLVEICRKTVRERFGYELELEQCLCPFCPDHK is encoded by the coding sequence CTCCAAAACGCCCCCCTCAAGAACTATTGCACCTTCCGTATCGGAGGCGTGGCAAAAGATATCTTTTTCCCGGAAAACGCGCAGGAATTGGCGGAAATCGTGCTCCGTCATCGCGCCGAAAACACTGCTTTCTGGATTCACGGCGGCGGGGCCAACACCCTTTTCCCGGACGACGAAATCCTCCTGCCCGTCATCTCCACCAGCGAAATGACGGCCTGCGTCCGCGATGGCGGCACCGTGCGCGCGGAAGCCGGAAAGACCATGGACGCCTGGGTTCTGGAATGCCTGCGCGAGGGTCTGGGAGGAATCGAATGTCTCTCGGGCATTCCAGGAACTCTCGGCGGGGCGCTGTACATGAACGCCGGCGCCTACGGCCACGAAATCTCGGACCACCTCGTCTGCGTCACGATCCTGACCAAAGGCGGACGCGTGATCGACATTCCCAAAGAGGAATGCGGGTTCGGCTACCGCCAGGCCCTGGCCCTGCGCGAAGCGGTCGTGCTGGCCGGAACCTGGAATCTACCGCAATCCGACCCTAGCCCCCTGCTGATCAAGCGCAAGGAAATACTGGCCCGGCGCAAGGAAAAGCAACCGCTTGAATTTCCATCCGCCGGCAGCGTCTTCAAACGTCCCACAGGAGCCTACGCTTCCCAGCTCATCGATCAGGCGGGCCTCAAGGGCCTGCGCGTGGGCGGAGCGCAGGTTTCGGAAAAACACGCAGGATTCATCGTCAACGTCGACAACGCCACATGCCGGGATGTGCTCGACCTGGTCGAGATTTGCCGCAAAACCGTGCGGGAGCGTTTCGGCTACGAACTCGAACTCGAACAGTGCCTCTGCCCCTTCTGCCCCGATCACAAATAA